From the genome of Branchiostoma floridae strain S238N-H82 chromosome 8, Bfl_VNyyK, whole genome shotgun sequence:
TACTACTGGATAAGACTAAAAGATTATTTCCgtactcttcttcagcgtcacccAGAATGATTTTTAGAATTCGTTCATGTCCGAATCTTAAtgcagttgtagagattgtTTCTTGGAACTTTTAGAAATAGGAAATATCAAACTGAGATAACAGCATGGGGAGTAGGCTCTATATGGCATGGACGATAACATTactgtcaaacctgcccaagaacaGGTCACCATAGACAAGATTCGTAATGCTTATGTCCAGtgtcaaaggaaaaaaaagctATCCAAGGCACCACCAAAAAGGTGGTCTTTATGTGTAGGTGATCACTTATACAGGCTTTACGTACTGTAGTTGAATGTGTGTCAAAACGGAAAGCATGTATTCATATTTAAGCACAGTGTTTCTTCTCTCAAACTTTTTTCCTATCTTCTTTCATCTTCAGGTAACGCTATAATAGGGAGTTACTTTGACAGAAACAAGTACAAGCTGTGGAAGTCCCAAAAAAACTCCAACAACTTAGAAAAAGTGTTTGGGCTTCGATCTTCGACATCAACATCAAGAGCAACGTCGAGAGTTGCTATGGTACCAACAATTACAAGCTGTGGAAGACGTACCGATACTCCATCTTAAATAGACCATATAGCAATAACTCAAGCGGCTACtggatatgagtttggaaatggtcagacgtttcagataacatctgttATCTTTTGTCTTGACGTCAGACACTGAAGGGATCGTGTTGGAGAGTAACCTAGATAGAGTGTTCGGACTTTTATCTTCAACCTGTATATTTTTTCAAGTTGTTTTATCCAATCTTTATCAACTAGGTGTTGTTCGTATCTTGATAATAAAATCACGAATATTAGATCGATGACTTGTTGAAATGTCTGTCTTTCCTTGATTGATaaactagactaagtataaAACTATAATAGTGTACTATAATCTTACAGAATAAAGACTACTATTGAAAAcaagctttctaatgatactCCATACTATATAATTGGTAAGTAACAACGGAGAAATGATCAAATTTACTTTTCCGAACTGTTTAGagagagcacacacacacacacacacacacacacacactcacgcacaaacacacacactccctGTCAGTAAGGCGAGGGGTCTGACGTGTTTGCACGTAAATGTGGAGGCTTTATGGCAGCTTGTCAAACATCGCCTTTGATGCAGGCCATAAATGACAGATTTGTGAACACTTGACATCAGATAAAGTTCACCGTGTCATTTACTGTGTTGTTTCTCTCCTTGTCGCCCCTATATACGTAAAGGTCAAGGTCTGACACACTAGAgttttatggatggcattcaCGGTGATACACGCAATGCTTCCAGTCTGTCCTATCGCCAAGACGAGATGTTCGGACCTTCAATGAACACAGCAAACCATTCTACAGTAAACACCATTAAAAACCTTTAACAGTATAATAGCAGTAAAGGGAAGGTGGCGTCAGATGGCAGAGTGGCTGGGCAAGCGGAGAGGAGATTGAGAGTTCAGGGGTTGATTATTGACACTTTTGGCTAgaagttgtgcccttgggaaaggccctTTACATGACTTCACCTAGGTGTAAAAGTGAGTACCCGAATTTGATTGCGGGGGATAAAATGCAATCAATGGCATTTCAAGTCATGAGGACACAGACACGAGGAAGGTGATTATCATCGTCTAGCTGAtaattttttccttttctttatcTTAAAAGAAACATTCAGTTGATTGATGCAATATCTTTTAAAAGATCTCAAGACGATTCTTTCATTTTATGCTTTTATCAATGTTGATTCCTCTAACGTTAGTCAATTCGAAAGTCATAGAAGCTGtgaatgaagaatctattgttctcTAAACCATACACTAtatgtttagtcatttgttcaaccttcctgacctctTGAattaatgaagacaactttattttggtaaactttatttttctacattattacTGATCATGACATCTTAAAATGGTTCTATTACATACTGTACAAGTCAGGGGTGTCAAAGattgttttaaaagaaatgatGAAGCTTGGAAGTTATAGCAATTAGAGggaaaggaaaagaaatggCAACAGGGGTTGACATAAATTCTAACTCCCCCTGAAACATGCAAAATGTTCTAGACTAAAGACCATACAGTCTCAATCACATAACAGATTTTTATACAGAACAAGTGAATAATATTATCAAAATTGACTATGTTGACTAACTTTTGACACAGTAACTGCTAATATAAAAGTATTAACAATGTCATAATCTAAACAGTATACATTTCATTCATGAGATGCATAAATTCTGGTTTTCTTGACTGAACTTTCTGTAAAACTTAAACTACACATCTACAGACTTTCTCAGAGTTAActtgttaagtttttttttatcctaCTGCTATGcaaacaatgatgataatgatgcatgatataacgttagttcacctttatccttggggtgacctttatccgttgtctttaaaaacagcacattgaggagtattaagtctgcggacagtgctttcaaatttgcagtattttcaaaatgttctgatttgaaaccactgtctggtGACTTCATAtacctaaatacgtttttttcttacaaacaacgaatataggttaccctcggataaaggtgaaccagcgttacatgtaaGTAACCTAAAGGTGTGACACTGACAGGTTGAaggtagcctggagtccagccttatTGTGCTTTTAGTCGCTCCCCAAAGGTCCGCTTCTGCCAATGTTGGTTTGGtgaaagtaaacaaaaatgttCAATTGAAGGCCTTATATGCTATGCTAGATATACTACAAACTTTTAAGGCAAGTTCTCACCAGTTTTTCTCTCCTGTAGATTGTGCTGTAAGTGGGTGTTTAAGTCTGCAATATTCAAATGGCTACAGGAGTCACATACATGCATCAAGAAAAACTGGCATATTATGGATGAGAACTTGACTTTGTGGTATATTCAGCATAGTATAGTAGAGTTTTCAACAGGacctttttgtttcattttgcaaCAGTTGAAGCTCAGAGTCCAAACACCCTGTCCAGGTTGGAGTATCTCTGGGACTTCCACAGCTTGTACTTGTTGGTGTCAAAGTAACTGTTAATGACAGCATTACCTGTGTGGAAATcaaacatggaaacaaaatCAGCATCATGAGAAAGTGGTAGGTTTTAGACAATTCATTTATCACATATTCAGGTACATGACTGTTATGATATATTCTACAGTGATTTATGATCTTTTTTACTGAGTGTGCATTTATTGAAAAGGATACTTTTTGTAATATTTGATTTTCATCTCTGCTTAACATATCTTAAAGCAACCTTTACTACAAAATGTCAAATGGTACTTCTGTCATTTTATCAAATGATTCTTCTTTCCACAGTTAAGTCAAGGCTTTCCCTTTGTAGAAAAAAGGATACTTACCCTCGATGGACATTTCTAGTGGAGCCTCAAATCTAACAATGGATGGTTTCATCATCTCCTGCAAGCACTCAAACAACTAGGGGGGCAAAGGAAGAACTCTTTTTAAATCAAAGGCTACTCTATTTCAACACCATAAGTACTCCCTTAATCTTGAAATTAGCAAAGAACATCACTGTATGTACATTAGGAAGGAAGAGTTTGAAGATCAAATGCCTCCATGAAATCTTAAGAGTTTCTTGTATGTGCTGTAAAATTGTAGTTCTTTAAGCATGCAAATACCTTTTCATTTAAATTTCAACGATTGACAAGTCTTCAACCAACCTAGAGATAGAAAAGATGTTTGGAATTTTGCAAAATTGGCAGAAAAATCCATTTACACCCTGAGTATATTATATACTATGTATCAGAAGAAAGGTTAAAAAATGTAGTGCAGACTATACTTACATCAATGCCCACATATTTAGGATACCCCATGACGTTACAGCCCATGATGTGTATGACTGTGGAGTCAGGCTCGAGTTTGCTCATCATGTTCCCTAGTGCCTTCCAGAAACTGTGTATGACAAATAGAAGGGAGTATCAACACTAAGCAAAGATATGactcagtgacactgacgaaagatagtggatgctatctgaaatgtctgaccttttccaatatcatattcaattgcttgagtaaccgctttttggcatatcttattacctggatgtctaatcttcattgaagTATCAAGacactagttcatctttatctgtggggtaacctacattCGTTGTACCagtttgtaccatgtatgtagtGCAACccgccaatcagcaccaaggacagttatcACCAAATTGTGTGCAAGAAACAGGAGAGTATCAACTcaggttcacctttatctgaggggtgacctatatctgttgcattAGTTTCTACAACGTATGTACTGcaaccaaccaatcagcaccaaggacaattaTCACCGCCCTTCCACTCAATgaagttgatggacggtggtttcaaataaCACTAGAACACTGCATGAAacatataatgcagtttgaaaacatCATCTGTTGAATTGATATCCCTGCTTTTATATACAGcagttataggttaccctgcataTAATGGTGTAATAACTAGTGTTATATCCAGGCAAAATTAATGCATGAAGATTAGGGCCCTCTCCCATATTGACCATCATTATCTGGATCACAAGCATTCTCAATGGACGTATTTCAAGGACACATTCAAGTAACATTCATTTGTTACAGCACAGTGGGAACAATCGATGTTTAGTAACTTGTAAATTGATAGGTCAAGTTCGTCTACACATCACAAGTTCCTTTAAAGTTCCAGAAGTTCGTTTTTTCTGTCCTTACCAAACCATGTCCCCATGGCCTCCTTTCTTCAGCTTGGCGACTGTCGTCACCTTGTTTTTCTTCAGGTACAAGTGGGCGGGACCTCCCTGGGGAACACATTCAAGATTTCAGAAGactgaaaattcatggtgagtGAATTTTGTCATGTTGAAAACAGTACAATACACATGTTGTGGCCCTCATATGTCATAAGACATAGACATTACATTAATACACTGAGTAGCTTGTGAATCTGAGACATGGAATACAGcataaaatatcaaatattgtcttaactatgtaacatgcattggcataataccggtagtaagacttataccggtagattaaaaatactggaacttaaagagatctacacatgcaacaatagttatttctgagctgtgcacacttcagacatctaggtgtccaatacatcatttacaaagcatcgataacaatgcattcgaagacaacaaggccaaaagttttcagtatctttttcggggtaggcagctcgtcgtgggacgaacacactgtcacattcattgccaaatttatagatcataattacacatgctcacggcacaagacgaacatgattcaacaacaatcttgaatttctgttggtgacctacaactcatgtaaaagtgtgaagaaccgttgcataatagcccggatctacgactgaatgggcaaaattgaacgtacgcagccattttcccgccatttttatatctacgctagcagtgaagtgttacgtcatagcggttgtgacggacagaagttaaatgaaaattcttgacagtatacgtccgttttctcatgacattttgtatgctcatgcaggtttatgttttatgcatttactgacagaaaaggaaggaacatcagaggatgtataaatgtacatagcggcagttaattgttccgtgtttcttcctaccggtatttgttaccccctcccaaccacgcgcctgttcgccgtgtaattccgtggcgtgttacaattacaatattacgcttttagcaggacaagagtggcaaaaaagttacacagaagaagtggcaagggtaacctataacagcaacatgtaagtggagaaaatgatgcgttgacaatttgtcaaatcagcatggctagagaaatcgtcgtaaacgtaccggtattatgataatagatgttaacagGCAGTCCAATCAGACAGTCTCTGCTGGAAGGCTCTCTGACTTTAAGCTTGTTCTAAATACTGAGGTAGTTGATTCCAGATATGGTCTGACACTGGAGTGTAAATTTCTTTGTGTTCAGGAACAGAATTGTGCAATTATGGATTCTATCATCACAGATGAGCAACTTTAATTCAAATTTCATGACTTACTTGCATGTACATCAGCAATGACTTAGCCTTGCATCCTGGACAGTAGCTAGTCAACTTGCTCTGAATAGCACCTGTAAATGACATAACATTAAGCAGCTCATGATGAGAAATTGTTGTGGGAAGTGTGACAAGAATGTGTCTTGGAGAAATTTACAATATGCAATATCTATTGTGTTCAAACTCTGCAAACTGTCATTGAAAAACCAAAACAGAAATTTTGTTAAATCCTTATTTATTCAAATCACATTGATTTTATGATATAGTTCTATGTTCACACAATGAAAACATGGTAACAAAGGCTGTACATTGCTGAGGATGCATTTTTCATAAGCTAAAAATTGCTCACAAAGTGTATAAGAAGAAAACAGATTTGAAGAGCTGAAAACTTACTCAGAATCTTTTCAAAGCTGTCGCTCTGGTGGTCCTGAAATAACAgatatttcaaatacatatataaattttataatacatgtatttactaaaGCAATGGGATATGCTTTTGGAACAAATTTGCCTCTTTGACTTTTCTCATATCTACTGTATACTTGATATTTTCGGTTCTTATGTGAGAAATGTCTACAGTTATGAgcaaatatcttgtttttccaATGTACAAGACTGTTTCACCACAACAAGCTGCTAGCTGCCAAGAGGCCTGAAATCTAATAATTCTCAGTCTCATCAAGACCttcctacataccaaatatcaatacaatcaatCCTGGCCTTCACAAGTTATTGCTGGTcttatacaaacacacacacacaaacacgaccaccacccaaaatataaccttcttggtgaaggtgaTTAGAAACAAGTGATGAGTAGGATACTTACATAGGAGACCACCAAGACAGAAGGATCTTCCTTCACAGTCAGGGGGAGAAACTTGGCCTTTGGTACAGTGGAGGAGACCAGCTGCAGGGAGAATGTACAAGAAGGTTAGAGTGAGAAGTGGTCTTGATATTTCTAGCTTTGAGGTTATATTCCACTGACCGTGATACAACAGACACTCCCAGCAGGTATGTGCAAATTCATTGTGCTTGGAAAGTTCCCCTAACTCATTTTCACAAGTACAGTGGACTGGAGCTAAACATCCCCTACGTCaacaagcagttactcaagcagctagatatgattttgggaatggtcagacgttttagatagtatccactatcttttgtcagcgacactgaagagatctaaacaaaatttgtcattggcttgtttgtttgaccCTCTATTTATCAATGACAAGCTTAAATTGACCTGCAGGCTTTCTACTAAGGTTTCATTTTTCAGCATCCTTGAACATGATGTTCCACATTTTGTTGCACGTAAAACTTCATTCACATATTCTCATTCATAATTAATAAATGACATACTACCAGGGCTGCTAAGGCATAACTAATAAGTCTATTGTTCACCTTTTATATGTATTTATTGTCAGTTAAATTACTTGTTTGAATTTCACGATTCATCTGCCCTCGATCACCCTTTCATTCTTCAAAGTATGAGTTGATTTTTAAGAATCCTGATACTTTTTCTAAGGAATGGAAATGGTATATCCTGTATTTTATGACTAATCTTTACTCTATGACATGTTTAAGAATACCAGAAAAGAAAATTTGGGCTCGTCAGAAAAACTACAATGATTGTaaattttcaaagtttcatGTTTTTAAGACAAGATCGTCTTTATGCCAGTGAATCCTTAAAAAAATTGTTGACTCTCTTGagttaaagaagaaaatgtgatttGCTCACAACTGCTTTCTATGGTAAGATTGATATTTTCTGATCCAGATGTGGTCACAAACAAGACAAATTGTCTGCCTCTCTCAACAGACATGCTGAACAAAAGAATTATGTCAAAGATAATTGCATGAGGTACATTGTGAAAAGAATTGTCAGAATTCTGACATTTGGGAAATATTTGTTATGTTCGCAAGGACAATGGCACATAGATTTGGCAGAACAGTGCCGCAGGGCGATAAGTATAGAATATATGTTACTGTATTGAGGGTTAACATGCAGGaatttatcatttcattttttcattgtgCCGGTAAAGTTCAGTAGGAAAAGAATTGATGGACACTATTCAGAGGAGTTCATGCACAGAATTTGGGCAAGTTTACAGACTAAAGATATCTGTGGGGGGAAACAGACACTGTTTTTTGCTCAGTACAAAATAAACCCTTTTTCCTTTATAAGAAGACAGGGAGTTTAAAGAAGGAAAACTATGTTTCTGTACTTTTTCACtcaaaaacaactgttacatcGAAAAGTTAACAAATAATATTGAAAACCTGTAGCTTGGggatcaaactacatgtatacaactacATATGAGTGTAGTGTTAGAATGGCATTAGCAAAACGCAACTTAGAATTTGTCTCTAATCATATAATAAGACAATTTGGTGCTTACCACAACTCTGGGAGGGGTGAGGAACCCGTGTGCAGCCAGAGCGGCTTTCTCCTCCAGCTGTTCTCCCTTCCATCGCAGACTGACAATGTCGTCCTGGTAACCATCTATGTTCAGCTGTAGCTCATTCCCTACATAAACAGGACAAGTTAACCTTAAATAATGCTGGAAATATTCTGGACAATGAAATAATCAGCTGTAAATTTTGAATTTAGAGGCACATTTTAGCATAACGTTTATTGTATCATCATTCCATATTCAATGTGTTAATAAACAATGCAAAACAGACTAAGCTTCCATTATTAATTGGTATCACCAAGAAAAACACGCTAGCTTgatgtaaacaaataaaatcaaacagGCAGTCTTTCTACGGTATGTTGGTAATACATGAGGATACAATGATGTCACAGTTACACTCCCTTATTATTGTTATGCAACAAAACAGAGTTGGTTCAACTTAATATGTAAAGAAATGACCAGAAATTGACTTGGGAGACCTATAAATTGActagaattgaaaaaaaagcaacaatttCTCATCCAAGTTGATTGTAAGACCTAGTTTTTACGTCATAGTTGTCTGTCTATGGGTTTGACGTCATCTTTCAGCTGAATGGGTAGAATTTCTTTGGACCAGCTCCAGTATTACTTAACAGCCGGGTTTTAAGTAATGTCCACAGGTCACGCACCTTTGGATAAGACTTAAAGATGGCCTTTTGTAAGGGTCTAAACTGATGCAACACAGCTATGTTTACGTCAATTActaaaggtggcatctcactgctcttggggcactggtgtggcACTGCAGGGCTTGAAAGATTATTTAACGCATTTCCTTTAACAAAGAATGTAGATATgatgatgtacatttttttctgggaATCAGACACAATTCTTTTCCCTAGACCTAAGGCCAATTAATGCTTAATTTTGACCTGAAAGGTCAGTTTTTACTCAGTTGGTAACTTTCAGAGTATAGATTTTATCTATAAATGACCATGATGATTTCTATTgtcattttcttaaaaaaagaATGTAGATATGATGATATACAATCCTGTACTAACCTATTTTCCACTGCAGGTCTTCATGCTGTGGAGTGTCCTCTGTCCAGGG
Proteins encoded in this window:
- the LOC118421603 gene encoding NMDA receptor synaptonuclear signaling and neuronal migration factor-like, translating into MSFTGAIQSKLTSYCPGCKAKSLLMYMQGGPAHLYLKKNKVTTVAKLKKGGHGDMVCFWKALGNMMSKLEPDSTVIHIMGCNVMGYPKYVGIDLFECLQEMMKPSIVRFEAPLEMSIEGNAVINSYFDTNKYKLWKSQRYSNLDRVFGL